The Cetobacterium somerae ATCC BAA-474 sequence AATGGACCCATTAATGCTGTTTTTATTCCATTGATTGAGTTTTCATCAAATTTTCCATCTTTTTTATTCTCCTCTTCAAGAACTACTGATATTCCTAGCATTAAAGTTACAATCCAAGGAGTCATATTAAAAAACTCTAAATGACGTTTCAAAGCTTTTTTTAATTCTAAATGATTATTTGTATATATTTTTTTTAATATTGGTGCTATAGCATACGCATATGCTAAGTTCATTTGTCTTTCATAATTCCATGAGAATTCCATTTGAAAAGATCTCCAAAATATCTTATTCAAATCTTTTTGTGTAATATTTTTCTCATCTTTTTTATTAGAAATCATCATCACCATCTCCTTTCTCACTTAAGTTTCCACTTTCTACTAACTGTCTTTGTGACATGGGATTTACTGTTATTAATGCTATTAAAGCACCAAATATTGCAATTCCTGTCAATGGAATTTCTGTATATATTGCAATGGCAAATCCAACGAAAAAATATGGTAAAACTTTTTTATTTATAAGAAGTTTTGCTAACATTGCAAATCCAAGAGTTGGAATCAATCCAGTTGTTATTGCTAATCCTTTATGAATAAATTCTGGTATTGCTTGTAAAACCAAAGATACTGCATTACTTCCTAATGAATACGAAAAGAATACTATTATTGCTAACATTAAAGATAAACCAAATCCAGATATTAAATGCATTCGCTCTATCCCTTTTATATTACACTCATCTGCGTATTCATCAGCTTTGTGACCTAATATAGGTATAACAACTCCTAGATACGCATTTTTTAAAATTAAAGTAAATGTTGCAATTGGTAAAGCCAACAACAGAGCTGTCTCTGCTCCTGCACCTGAAGATATTGCAAAGGCAACTCCCAGTATTCCTCCAGTTACTACATCTGGTGGAATTGCTCCTCCAATAGCAAAAGATCCAATGAAAGCTAACTCCAATGTAGCTCCCATTATCAATCCCATTTTTAAATCTCCCATTACTAACCCAGTTAAAAATCCAGTTACTATTGGTCTTGATATTAAGCTCGTTCCTAAGGCATAATCACATTGAGCTATAAAAGCTACTAATGCTAATAAAAATGCTTGCATCATATCTATCCTCCCCTTTTCTATCTATATAAAACTTTAGTATCATTAGCTACTTGTCTAATTTCAATCTCAATCCCCAAGCTTTGAAGTTCTTTTAAAAGATTTTCTTCCTCCTCTAATAAATTTACTGCTTTTGATATATTTCTACTATTTTCTCTTGCTTTAAGTCCTCCTAGATTTATTTGCTTTATCTCATCTACCTCCTTAGCTATTTTATAGGCATCCTCAACAGATTCTACAACTATAAAAAGTTTATATTTATCTGTAACACCAGATTTTAAAGCTTGTATTGAGTCCTCTATATTTTTTATTACTAATTTTACTTCTTGGGGTTTTGCTAACTTCATTGTTGTTTTTCTTAATTCATCATTTACAACACTATCATTAGCTATCAATATACAATCTGCTCCTAAATTTTGTATCCATGAAAATGCAACTTGTCCATGTAATAATCTATGATCCACTCTTAATAAAAGAATCATAATACTCCTCCCTTTTAGAACTCTTGGTCCTCTTCTATTTTTTTTTCTAACTCATCATTACAATAAATCAAAGAATTACCACATTCTTCTATACTTTCACGTATCAATTCCTTTGGATTATCATAATCATTTTGTTTTTCTATTAACGTTAAAATTAATGGCAAATTTACTCCTGAAACAATATTTAAATTTTTATAGTTAGATATATTTTCTAAAAACTCATTATTTACACTTCCTCCAAATATATCTGTCAAAACAATTAACTCTTCTTTTGGATATTTTTTTAAAATAAATTCAACTTCTTCTTTTAAATTAAAACTTTGAGTTGTATAACAATTTAATATTTCTAAATTATCGATGTTTCCAATAATTAATTCTATAGATGTTTTTATTCCTTCTGCAAATTTTCCATGAGTTGCAACTATAAATTGAATCATTTTATCCCTCCTTTTTTTATTGTTATTATTGATATACCTTTTTTAATTTTTTTAGTCAAATTTTTCATGTTTTTTGTTTATTTCTCTAGATTATTTGATATTAATGAGG is a genomic window containing:
- a CDS encoding PTS mannose/fructose/sorbose/N-acetylgalactosamine transporter subunit IIC, with amino-acid sequence MMQAFLLALVAFIAQCDYALGTSLISRPIVTGFLTGLVMGDLKMGLIMGATLELAFIGSFAIGGAIPPDVVTGGILGVAFAISSGAGAETALLLALPIATFTLILKNAYLGVVIPILGHKADEYADECNIKGIERMHLISGFGLSLMLAIIVFFSYSLGSNAVSLVLQAIPEFIHKGLAITTGLIPTLGFAMLAKLLINKKVLPYFFVGFAIAIYTEIPLTGIAIFGALIALITVNPMSQRQLVESGNLSEKGDGDDDF
- a CDS encoding PTS sugar transporter subunit IIA, which codes for MIQFIVATHGKFAEGIKTSIELIIGNIDNLEILNCYTTQSFNLKEEVEFILKKYPKEELIVLTDIFGGSVNNEFLENISNYKNLNIVSGVNLPLILTLIEKQNDYDNPKELIRESIEECGNSLIYCNDELEKKIEEDQEF
- a CDS encoding PTS sugar transporter subunit IIB codes for the protein MILLLRVDHRLLHGQVAFSWIQNLGADCILIANDSVVNDELRKTTMKLAKPQEVKLVIKNIEDSIQALKSGVTDKYKLFIVVESVEDAYKIAKEVDEIKQINLGGLKARENSRNISKAVNLLEEEENLLKELQSLGIEIEIRQVANDTKVLYR